The Bacteroidota bacterium genomic interval GTAGAACTGCAAAAAGGTAAAATAGAATTAGAAAAAAAAGAGGGGGAAAGTTCTTGTTTTACCCTGACATTCCAACAGGGCAAAGATCATTTTTCGGCTGAAGAGATAAAAAATTCAGAAAACGATTTTATTTTTGACCAGACAAAGCCGGACCTATCCCCGACATTTATGAATGATATTGGTGACCAAAAAATTTTAATCGTGGAAGATAACCCTGACATGATTGATTTTCTGGTGCTGTTATTGGAAAAGTATTTCGCATTAAAGGCTGCGAATAATGGACAGGAAGCATTGGAAATGATACCGGATTTTATGCCTGATCTGATCATCTCTGATATCATGATACCTGCAATGAATGGAATAGATTTTTGCAAACAGGTAAAAAACAACATCAAAACCTCCCATATCCCCATTATTTTACTTTCATCAAAAACAGATATTAAAACTCATGTTGACAGCCTGGAAACCGGTGCCGATGCTTATATTGAAAAACCCTTTTATAGCCCTCTGCTTTTGGCAAATATCCATTCGCTTTTAAAAAACAGAGAATATATTAAAGCTCAATTCAACGTATCGGATTTAAAGTTTAGTTTGCCCAATCAATTATCCAAACAGGACCGGAACTTCATTAAAATGGTAAATGAAATCATTGAATCCAAACTTGCAGACCCACTATTTAATGTTGAAGAATTGAGTAAAAAGGCAAACATGAGCAGGGCAACATTCTATCGCAAATTCACAGGCCTGATCGGTATAAATCCTGCCGATTATATTCGCAAAAACCGTTTAAAAAAAGCTTATGCCCTTATAAAGGATAAACAGCTAAACATATCCCGGGTGGCTGAATATACTGGTTTTCTTAGTGTTTCACAATTCAGAAAAAGTTTTAAAAAAGAATTTGGCAAAACACCTTCAGAAATTCAAAAAAAGCAAACCTGAAAAGCAAACTTGAAGTATTAAGTATAACCAGCATTAAGAGCACCATGAAATTAAAGGTATTCACTAATTTCAGCACTTCTTATCTCAATGTAATAATATTCTCTTACGACAAGTAAAATCAAGAGTTTCGCTGAGTGTTACCATAGTATCCAGTTATGGCCACATTTTTAAGGGGTTGGGGTAAATTTGTATTTTTTGCGTTTCTGCGCCTTAGTGGTCAACGTATTTTTGAAGAATTTTTCCTTAAAATCGCATATACCTGATTTAATTGACATTAAATTTTTCGATCCGGTGATGTTTTAAATTCACAAAATAAAAAATTTGATAAATTGATTTTTTTTAAATGTAAATAAATACTTTTACCCCCAAATAGGTTATGCTTCAAGAATAATCTGAAAAAACCTCGTAAACAAAATACTAAACTTATGGAGTCCAAAAAATCATCGCGTCGTCTGTTTTTAAAACAGGCCGCCGCATTTTCTGCCTTAGCGGCACTTCCAACAATATTGACAAGAACGGCATCCGGGATGACGCTTCCTACGACAAAGTTGGCCAGTGCAAGCGAACGTGTTAATCTTGCATGTTGTGGTATCGGCAATCGTGCTGCTGAAGATATCAATGCAATGTATAATACAGGATTAGTAAACATCGTAGCCCTTTGTGATGTGGATATGGGAGCCCCACAAACATTGGAAATTCTTAAGAAATTTCCCAATGTACCGCGTTTCCAGGATTTTAGGAAGATGTTCGATAAAATGAGCAATCAAATCGATGCCGTGTGCGTTGCCGTTCCGGATTTCTCTCATTTTCCGATCACTATGTTGGCCATGAATCTGGGTAAACATGTATATTGTGAGAAACCTTTAGCCCGGACTTTCAATGAAATTGAACTGATGATGAAAGCCGAGAAGAAATACAAGGTAGCTGCTCAAATGGGTAACCAGGGACATTCAGAAGCCAATTATTTCCAGTTTAAAGCATGGACAGAAGCCGGTATCATCAAAGATGTCACCGCTATAACCGCTCACATGAATTCAGCCCGTCGTTGGCACGGATGGAATACCCACATTACAAAATTCCCTGACGCACAACCCATCCCTTCTACACTCGACTGGGATACATGGCTGATGACAGCTAAGTATCATGACTACAACAAAGATTATATAAACGGACAATGGCGCTGCTGGTTTGATTTCGGTATGGGCGCATTGGGTGACTGGGGTGCTCACATTCTCGATACAGCTCATGAGTTCCTGCATCTTGGATTGCCTTTTGAAGTTAATCCTTTAAAACTTGACGGACATAATGACTTTTTCTATCCCCAGGCTTCTACATTATTGTTCAGATTTCCTAAACGGGAAAACATGCCCCCGGTTGACGTAACCTGGTATGACGGAATCAATAATATTCCTTCTGTTCCAAAAGGTTATGGAGTATCCGAACTTGACCCGAACATTCCGCCTACAAGTACCGGAAAAATCCAACCAGCCAAGCTTAATCCCGGCAAGATCATCTACAGCAAAAATCTGATCTTTAAGGGAGGTACACACGGAAGTACCCTTTCTATTATTCCCCCTGAAAAAGCTAAGGAAATGGAATCCAAACTGCCGGTAGTTCCAAAAAGTCCTTCTAACCATTATCAGAACTTCCTCAAAGCATGTAAAGGAGAAGAAAAATGCCGTTCCTCTTTTGCAATTTCAGGTCCCTTAAGCCAGGTATTTACTTTGGGTGTAATGGCTCAACATTTAAATACCAAAATAATGTTCGACAGAAAGACGAAACAAATCACCAACAATAAATTGGCAAATAGCTTGTTGGTAGGACCTCCCCCACGCAAAGGATGGGAAGAATTTTATAAAATGTAATAATTTTTTGATTCTTCAATAAGGATTGCCTTGAAATTGTTTTAGTTGTCATTTTAGGAAAAACGTTTGCAATGAATGCAAGGCATATTCTTCGAATATTATGCCAGCTGGAGTGGAATAAATTACCGGCCAGCTGGCAATTTGTAAAAAAGAAGTTTTTTAGAACATAAACACATAATTATTTACAATGAAAAAAAATTTAATTTTTCTCTTATTGGCATTAATGATGGTTTTCACTGTCAAAGCCCAGACACCAAAGCGCCCGGGACCACAGCCAGCCCCTGAAACCAATGAAAAGTTCAAAATAGGAATTGCCGGATTTTCTTTCGCAAAGGTGGGCAGTTTGGACAAATCATTGGAAACCATGCAAAAAATAAATGTCCATTATTTATGTATTAAAGATTTCCACTTGCCGCTCAACAGCACAGACGAACAAATTGCAGCTTTTAAAGAAAAATTGAAAGCAAAAGACATAACAGGTTATGCTGTTGGTCCTATTTACATGAAAACGGAAGCTGAAGTCGATCATGCATTTGAATATGCAAAAAAAGCTGGCGTAAAATTGATTGTAGGTGTACCTAACTATGAACTTTTACCTTATGTGGATAAAAAAGTTAAGGAGTACAATTTTAATTTCGCCATTCACCTTCATGGACCAGACATAAAAATATATCAGGATGCTGATGATGTATGGAATCATGTTAAAAATCTTGATCCTCGTATCGGCATGTGCCTGGATATAGGTCATGATACCCGAAATGGTAAGGATCCTGTGGCTGACCTGAAAAAATATCAATCCAGAGTATTTGAAGTTCATTTAAAAGATGTGACAGGAAATACCAGGCTTGGATATTCTCTTGAAGTGGGCCGAGGAATCATTAATTTTCCTGCATTTGTAAAAATGTTAAGAAAAGTTGGATATTCGGGCGTAGTCAGCCTGGAAAATGAAATCAATATGAATGATCCTTATATGGATATTGCAGAATCTATTGGTTATTTCAGAGGCATAATCGTTGCTACAAGAAAGTAGAAAATTAACCTTGAACAGGTTCCCTATATGTTTTATTAATAGCCAAGAGATATCTTGGCTATTTTTATCTTAACTAAAGCATTTTTAACCAAATCCTGAATGTTATTGGTTTCCAATAGCATTAAATCGCTATTTTTGCCGTCATAACTGGAAAATTTAGCAATTGAATGCAACGTTTTACCTTAAAAAACGTAATAAACAAATTAACTTATTAATCTAACAGTTTTCATGCTTGAACGTATTAACAAAAAACTGAAAATATTTTTGGCCTATAGTCTTGGATTATTGCTTCTTGTATCCTGCGCCAAACAAAATCCCGTAGTAGGATTAATGTTGCCTCACATGCACATCCAGCGATATCACATAGAAAAAGATGAATTTACATCAAGGATTTCAGCCTTGGGTGGG includes:
- a CDS encoding response regulator — translated: KLSLNLIKKNVSLLMQLINHVSDLQKSDQKSLKLSVSVIELIGFVQSVINSFKGMAEQKNIQLILEITSSEIYVWLDAEKLKLIFYYLFSRAIKSSNRGTSILVSLKQKESAVQIKVTGQKLGLTDDEKEKVFNGSSPSKRNKKTLGKYDIGFPLVKNLVELQKGKIELEKKEGESSCFTLTFQQGKDHFSAEEIKNSENDFIFDQTKPDLSPTFMNDIGDQKILIVEDNPDMIDFLVLLLEKYFALKAANNGQEALEMIPDFMPDLIISDIMIPAMNGIDFCKQVKNNIKTSHIPIILLSSKTDIKTHVDSLETGADAYIEKPFYSPLLLANIHSLLKNREYIKAQFNVSDLKFSLPNQLSKQDRNFIKMVNEIIESKLADPLFNVEELSKKANMSRATFYRKFTGLIGINPADYIRKNRLKKAYALIKDKQLNISRVAEYTGFLSVSQFRKSFKKEFGKTPSEIQKKQT
- a CDS encoding Gfo/Idh/MocA family oxidoreductase, producing MESKKSSRRLFLKQAAAFSALAALPTILTRTASGMTLPTTKLASASERVNLACCGIGNRAAEDINAMYNTGLVNIVALCDVDMGAPQTLEILKKFPNVPRFQDFRKMFDKMSNQIDAVCVAVPDFSHFPITMLAMNLGKHVYCEKPLARTFNEIELMMKAEKKYKVAAQMGNQGHSEANYFQFKAWTEAGIIKDVTAITAHMNSARRWHGWNTHITKFPDAQPIPSTLDWDTWLMTAKYHDYNKDYINGQWRCWFDFGMGALGDWGAHILDTAHEFLHLGLPFEVNPLKLDGHNDFFYPQASTLLFRFPKRENMPPVDVTWYDGINNIPSVPKGYGVSELDPNIPPTSTGKIQPAKLNPGKIIYSKNLIFKGGTHGSTLSIIPPEKAKEMESKLPVVPKSPSNHYQNFLKACKGEEKCRSSFAISGPLSQVFTLGVMAQHLNTKIMFDRKTKQITNNKLANSLLVGPPPRKGWEEFYKM
- a CDS encoding sugar phosphate isomerase/epimerase — its product is MKKNLIFLLLALMMVFTVKAQTPKRPGPQPAPETNEKFKIGIAGFSFAKVGSLDKSLETMQKINVHYLCIKDFHLPLNSTDEQIAAFKEKLKAKDITGYAVGPIYMKTEAEVDHAFEYAKKAGVKLIVGVPNYELLPYVDKKVKEYNFNFAIHLHGPDIKIYQDADDVWNHVKNLDPRIGMCLDIGHDTRNGKDPVADLKKYQSRVFEVHLKDVTGNTRLGYSLEVGRGIINFPAFVKMLRKVGYSGVVSLENEINMNDPYMDIAESIGYFRGIIVATRK